From a single Apium graveolens cultivar Ventura chromosome 2, ASM990537v1, whole genome shotgun sequence genomic region:
- the LOC141707751 gene encoding carbon catabolite repressor protein 4 homolog 1-like isoform X1: MLTVSRVHLQCDVPVVGCEIVPYVLLQRDDGFFMTDDDYQVAPVDGYCVKYKWHRIQSDKKVAICSVHPTEQATVQCMGCVKAKISIVKSYHCSSKCFFDAWPHHRALHERAASALNEYGIQDEEIFVRANNSGSGRLVAPQSNPNLSNGTKSSNAAAIAQKNGAETWFEVGYAKTYTPSSDDVGHVLKFECVVVDAETNLPAGHAVYNTVLTSRVIPAPSPTPRRLISVSGDEMTGHLNVDGRLSSSGTFTVLSYNILAAEAASTEIYSYCPSWALSWPYRRQNLLKEIVGYRADIVCLQEVQKNHFEEFFAPELDKHGYQALFKSKTVELFNSNGNVIDGCATFFRKDRFSHVKKYEVEFNKAAQSLIDAMIPSAHRKSALNRLLKDNVALIVILEAKFTNQGADNPSKRQLVCVANMHVNIHQDLNDVKIWQVQTLLKGLETIASRADISMLVCGDFNSVPGSAPHALLTSGKVDPLHPELALDPLGILHPANKLSHELPLVSAYSSFARIAVGLGFEQRTMSLDPKTDEPVFTYYTREFIGTSDYIFYSADSLAVESLLELLDEDCLRKDTALPSPEWSSDHIALLAEFRCKPRTRRG, encoded by the exons GCACCGGATACAAAGTGATAAGAAAGTTGCTATCTGCAGTGTACATCCAACTGAACAAGCGACTGTGCAGTGCATGGGATGTGTTAAGGCCAAGATCTCTATTGTAaaaagttaccattgttcctcTAAGTGCTTTTTCGATGCATGGCCACACCACCGCGCTCTGCATGAGCGTGCTGCTAGTGCCCTAAATGAGTATGGAATTCAAGATGAAGAAATATTTGTACGTGCTAATAACAGTGGATCTGGTCGCTTAGTTGCTCCACAATCAAATCCTAACCTGTCGAATGGTACAAAGTCTTCAAATGCTGCTGCAATTGCACAGAAGAATGGTGCTGAAACTTGGTTTGAAGTTGGATATGCTAAAACCTATACTCCATCTAGTGATGATGTAGGCCATGTACTTAAGTTTGAGTGTGTTGTGGTAGATGCAGAAACAAATTTACCAGCAGGGCATGCCGTTTACAACACTGTATTGACTTCTCGTGTCATTCCAGCTCCATCTCCTACTCCGCGCCGCTTAATTTCAGTCAGTGGAGATGAAATGACAGGCCATCTTAATGTAGATGGTCGTTTATCATCCTCAGGAACGTTTACCGTTCTGTCGTACAACATTTTAGCAGCTGAAGCTGCTTCAACTGAAATATACAGTTACTGCCCTTCTTGGGCTCTTTCATGGCCATACCGCAGGCAGAATTTGTTGAAGGAAATTGTTGGTTACCGTGCAGACATTGTTTGCCTTCAAGAG GTTCAAAAGAACCACTTTGAGGAATTTTTCGCCCCTGAGCTAGACAAGCATGGATACCAGGCGCTGTTTAAGAGCAAAACTGTGGAG TTATTTAATAGCAATGGAAATGTCATTGATGGCTGTGCTACCTTTTTTCGCAAAGATAGATTTTCACATGTCAAAAAATATGAG GTGGAGTTCAATAAAGCGGCACAGTCTTTGATCGATGCTATGATTCCTAGTGCTCATAGAAAATCTGCTTTAAACCGATTGCTAAAG GATAATGTTGCACTAATTGTAATTCTGGAAGCGAAGTTCACTAATCAGGGGGCTGATAATCCTAGCAAGCGTCAGCTAGTTTGTGTG GCCAATATGCATGTGAATATCCACCAAGATTTGAACGATGTCAAGATATGGCAG gTCCAAACTCTCTTAAAAGGGTTGGAAACAATAGCTTCTAGAGCGGACATATCCATGTTGGTATGTGGGGACTTTAATTCGGTGCCTGGAAG TGCTCCTCATGCACTTCTCACATCGGGAAAAGTAGATCCGCTGCATCCAGAGCTAGCTTTGGACCCTCTAGGAATTCTGCACCCTGCCAACAAGCTCTCACATGAGCTCCCATTG GTCAGTGCATACTCGTCTTTTGCAAGAATTGCAGTTGGTCTCGGCTTTGAGCAGAGAACTATGAGCCTGGACCCTAAGACGGATGAACCTGTCTTTACGTACTATACTAGAGAGTTTATTGGTACCTCTGATTACATTTTTTACTCAG CGGATTCCTTAGCTGTGGAGTCTTTGTTAGAGCTGTTGGATGAGGATTGCTTGAGAAAGGATACAGCACTTCCTTCTCCAGAGTGGTCCTCTGATCACATCGCACTCTTAGCTGAATTCCGCTGCAAGCCCCGAACTAGACGTGGATGA